Genomic segment of Rhodococcus sp. W8901:
GGGCCACAGGAAGCGTCCGTCGTCACCGCGGCGGAACCAGTTGACATAGAAGATCCTCGGAAGCAGCGACGGGTCGGTCTTGGTGCCGATGTCGAGCCAGTGCGCGAAGTAGTCACCGACGTGGTAACCGAGGAACGGCAGCATCGCCATCGGGTCACGGCGCACCACACCGACGTTGCCGGTGGCCGCGGCGGTCGTCTCCGACGACAGGGTGGAGGCGAGGAACACGCCGTGCTGCCAGCTCGAGGCCTCGGTGACCAGGGGAACGGTGGTGCCGCGGCGGCCGCCGAAGAAGATCGCCGAGATCGGTACGCCGGCGGGGTCGTTCCATTCCGGCGCGACGGTCGGGCACTGCGCGATGGGGGTGCAGTACCGGGAGTTCGGGTGGGCCGCAGGCTCGCCGGAGTTCGGGGTCCAGTCCCGACGCCGCCAGTCCGTCAGATGTGCGGGCGGTTGATCGGTCATGCCCTCCCACCAGATGTCGCCGTCGTCGGTGAGCGCGACGTTGGTGAAGATCGAACTGCCTCGCTCGATGGTCGCCATCGCGTGCGGGTTCGTGTGCGCGCCGGTGCCCGGTGCGACACCGAAGAACCCGGCCTCCGGGTTGACGGCGTACAGCCGACCGTCCTGCCCGAATCTCATCCAGGCGATGTCGTCGCCGATGGTCTCGGCGGTCCACCCGTCGAGGGCGGGCTCGAGCATCGCGAGGTTCGTCTTGCCGCACGAGGACGGGAACGCCGCCGCGATGTAGCGGACCTCGTGCGAGGGAGAGGTGAGCTTGAGGATGAGCATGTGCTCGGCCAGCCAGCCCTCGTCCTTGGCCATCTTCGACGCGATCCGCAGCGAATAGCACTTCTTCCCGAGCAGTGCGTTGCCGCCGTAGCCGGAGCCGTAACTCCAGATCATGCGTTCCTCGGGGAAGTGCGAGATGTACTTGGTGTGATCGCACGGCCACGTCGCGTCTGCCTGGCCGGGGCGCAGAGGGGCCCCGACCGAATGCAGGCATTTGACGAATTCTGTTCCGGCGGTGAGCTTGTCCCACACCGGCGCACCGGATCGGGTCATGATCTGCATCGACACGGCGACGTATTCGGAGTCGGTGACCTGAACACCGAACTTCGGCTCAGCGGCGTCCAGCGGACCCATACAAAAGGCGATGACGTACATCGTGCGCCCGGCCATGGCCCCGCGGTACTGCTCGGTCATCACCGTCTTCATGTCGACGGGGTCCATCCAGTTGTTGGTCGGCCCGGCATCGGACTGCGATGCCGAGCAAATGAACGTGCGGTCCTCCACCCGCGCGACATCCGCCGGGTCCGAGGCACACCAGAACGAATTGGGTTTGCCCTCGAGTCGAACGAAGGTGCCCTTGTCGACCAGTAGCGCGGTCAAACGGTCCCATTCGGCGGCGGAACCGTCGCACCACACCACGTTCTCCGGTTCGGTGAGTGCGGCGACATCGGCCACCCACGAGACGATCTCCGGGTGTCCGGTTGCAGTGCATGCCGATCCGGCAGGGGTACTCGTCATGACGTCTCTCCTCGTCCAGGGCTCGTGAACCGACCACCCGACGACGAGGCCGGCTGCGTGTTCACCACGATCGATATCGAATCACAGAAGATAAGAAGTTTAGAAAGTTCGCAACTAGTGAGTAGCGGTGGACCGCCCGAAGAAGACATCAACTCAGCCCCGCGACTCGCCTGACAGCACCGACACCTGGGGGGCCTCCTCGAGAAGCTCGGCCTGGCCGGCGACCACACCGGTGAGGATCTCTCGCGCGGTCTTCAACAGTTCGGCAACTCGGGGTGAGGTCAGCGCATACGACACCGACAGCCCCTCCCGCCGGGCCGTGACCAATCCTGCCCGCCGGAGGATCGATAGCTGCTGGGACAGGTTCGCCGGCTCGATTCCAACCTCGGGCAGCATTTCGGAAACGGCATGCTCGCGCTCACTCAACAACTCGAGAACCCTGATCCGGGCTGGATGCCCGAGGGTCTTGAAGAAATCAGCCTTCATCCGATACAGCGGCTGGTGCGAGTTCGCGACCATGTCACCTCCTGTCGTGCCCATTGAAATCAGCAACTCTCCACCGAGAGGTGCACACCCTGCCCGGACAGCACGGCAGACCCGCCGTCCGCAAACTATGCTACACATTAATGCACTACTTGCGAATCTTAGCAATTTGCCATGCCTCATCTGTCGCCACCCGTCGGCCACCACCACAGGTCGTCCCCTGCTGTTCCAATCCGGCCCTGGATATCTCCCGAATCCTCTTGCCATATCGACTTTTTGATGTGCCGCTGATATGAAGAACACGTTCTAGTAGGTAGACACACGGAGGTTCTTCGCCATGGGCACACCAGTAATCGTCGAGGCAGTTCGCACACCGATCGGGAAGCGCGGTGGCTGGTTGTCGGGCCTGCACGCGACCGAGATCCTCGGTGCCGCACAAAAGGGAATCGTCGATCGCGCGGGGATCGATCCGGTACTGGTCGAACAGGTCATCGGCGGCTGCGTCACGCAGGCCGGCGCGCAGTCCAACAACGTCACCCGCACCGCGTGGCTCGCCGCGGGCCTGCCGTGGCAGACCGGCGCCACCACCATCGACTGCCAGTGCGGTTCCGCGCAGCAGGCCAACCACCTCATCGCGGGTCTCATCGCGACCGGCGCCATCGACATCGGCGTCGCGTGCGGCGTCGAGGCGATGAGCCAGGTTCCGTTGGGCGCCAACGTCGGCACCGAGGCCGGGCCGCGCCGTCCCGCGTCGTGGGACATCGACATGCCCAACCAGTTCGACGCCGCCGAACGCATCGCGAAGCGCCGTGGCCTGACCCGTGACGACATCGAGGCCCTCGGTGTCCGCTCGCAGGCGCTCGCGAAGCAGGCGTGGGCCGAGGGTCGCTTCGACCGCGAGATCGTCCCGGTGACCGCACCGGTCATCGGCGAGGACAAGCAGCCGACGTCCGAGATGAACGTCGTCAGCCGCGACCAGGGCCTGCGCGACACCACCGCGGAGTCGCTCGCGAAGCTCGAGCCGGTCCTCGAAGGCGGCATCCACACCGCCGGCACGTCGTCGCAGATCTCCGACGGCGCCGCCGCGGTCATGCTCATGGACGAGGACCGCGCCCGCGCGCTCGGCCTCAAGCCCCGTGCCCGCATCGTCACCCAGGCCCTCGTCGGCGCCGAGCCCGAGTACCACCTCGACGGCCCCGTGCAGGCCACCGCGCGGGTGCTCGAGAAGGCCGGCATGAAGATCGGCGATCTGGACCTGTTCGAGGTCAACGAGGCGTTCGCGTCGGTCGCCCTGTCCTGGGCCCAGGTCCACGGCCCCGACATGGACAAGGTCAACGTCAACGGCGGCGCGCTCGCGCTCGGACATCCCGTGGGCAGCACCGGTTCTCGCCTGATCACCACCGCGCTGCACGAACTCGAGCGCCGCGACGGCTCGACCGCACTGATCACGATGTGCGCGGGCGGCGCACTCGCGACGGGCACCATCATCGAGCGGATCTAGTCGTGCGGCCGCGTCGATGAACCGGCGAGGCCGCCGCTAGTCGCCGTGGCCGCCACCGTTCCGGCCACCGAAAGCCGCCCCGATTACCCTGGCACCACTCCTTACTTCGGAGTAAGTTCCGGGTATGGCCACGTACATCGTCACGGGCGGCACCGGGTTCCTCGGCAGACACACGATCGAACGGCTGCTCGAGCGCGATCCTGCCGCCGAGATCCACGTCCTGGTCCGCCCCGGGTCGGTGTCGAAGCTCGAACGGATGTCGCACTCCTGGCCGGGCGGCGAGCGCGTCCACGCGCTGGTCGGGGACCTCACCGAGCCCGGGCTGGGACTCGACGCCCCACCTCCGGACGCCGATCACGTGCTGCATCTCGGCGCGATCTACGACCTCACCGCCGGGGACGAGCAGGCGTCGACGAACATCGACGGCACCCGATCGGTGATCGAGCTGACCGCCCGGATCGGCGCGACGCTGCACCATGTCTCGTCGATCGCGGTGGCCGGTGATCACCGCGGACGGTTCACCGAGAGCGACTTCGATCTGGGCCAGGGATTCCCGACGCCGTACCACCGCACCAAGTTCGAGGCCGAGCGGCTGGTGCGGACGTCGACGGTGCCGTGGCGCATCTACCGGCCGGCGGCCGTGGTGGGCAGCTCGGTCACCGGCGAAATGGACAAGATCGACGGGCCGTACTACTTCTTCCCCGCCCTCGCCGCACTCGCGAAGCTTCCGTCCATCCTTCCCGTCGCGGTCCCGAGACTCGGATACACCAACGTGGTTCCGGTGGACTTCGTCGCGGCCGCGATCGTCGAACTCATGCTCCGACCCGGCCTCGACGGCCGCGCCTTCCACCTCGTCTCTCCCGAGTCGCAACCGATCCGGCAGATCTACGCCGCGCTCGCCGAGGCCGCCCACGCGCCGACACCGGTAGCCGATCTACCCGGTTCACTGGCCGCACCCCTGCTGAACCCTCCGGATCGGATACGGCCCACCCGCAACCTCGTGCTGCGGCGCATGGGCATCCCGCCGGTGCTGCTCGACCACCTCACCCTGCCGACCCGGTTCACCACCGAGCAGACCCGGGAAGCCCTGCAGGACAGCGGAATCGCAGTACCCCCGTTCCCGTCGTACGCGGCGAGGCTGTGGTCGTACTGGCGTGAGCACCTCGACCCCGACCGGGCCCGCCGCGACGATCCGGCCGGTCCGCTCGTGAACCGTCACGTCGTCATCACCGGCGCCTCCTCCGGCATCGGACGGGCCGCCGCGATCGCCACCGCCGCGAAGGGCGCGACCGTGCTGCTTCTCGCTCGTCGCGCCGACGAACTGGACGCCGTGGTGTCGCAGATCCGCGAGGCCGGCGGGTCCGCGTTCGGGTACCCGTGCGACCTCACCGACACCGAGGCGGTCGACCGTACCGTCAAGTCGATCCTCACCGAACACGATCACGTGGACATGCTCGTGAACAATGCGGGTCGGTCCATCCGCCGAGGCCTCTACCGCTCGACCGACCGCCTGCACGACTTCGAGCGCACCATGGCCGTCAACTACTTCGGGGCTGTCCGCATGGTCCTCGCGCTGCTACCGCACATGCGCGAGCGACGCTTCGGCCACATCGTCGACATCAGCACCGCCGGCGTCCAGGCCCGGACGCCGCGGTTCGCGGCCTACGTCGCGAGCAAGTCCGCGCTCGACGCCTTCGCCGACGTGGCCGCGGCCGAGACCCTGTCGGACGGGATCACGTTCACCACGATCCACATGCCGCTCGTGGAAACCCCGATGATCGCGCCGACCGGGCAGTACAACGCCGGCCGCGCGGTGAGTGCCGAGAAGGCTGCGGCGATGGTGGTCCGCGCCCTGATCGAACGCCCCAAGCGCATCGACGTCCCCATCGGAACCCTGGCCGAGTTCGGTGCCATCTTCGCGCCGCGAATGAAGGACCTCGCACTAT
This window contains:
- a CDS encoding phosphoenolpyruvate carboxykinase (GTP): MTSTPAGSACTATGHPEIVSWVADVAALTEPENVVWCDGSAAEWDRLTALLVDKGTFVRLEGKPNSFWCASDPADVARVEDRTFICSASQSDAGPTNNWMDPVDMKTVMTEQYRGAMAGRTMYVIAFCMGPLDAAEPKFGVQVTDSEYVAVSMQIMTRSGAPVWDKLTAGTEFVKCLHSVGAPLRPGQADATWPCDHTKYISHFPEERMIWSYGSGYGGNALLGKKCYSLRIASKMAKDEGWLAEHMLILKLTSPSHEVRYIAAAFPSSCGKTNLAMLEPALDGWTAETIGDDIAWMRFGQDGRLYAVNPEAGFFGVAPGTGAHTNPHAMATIERGSSIFTNVALTDDGDIWWEGMTDQPPAHLTDWRRRDWTPNSGEPAAHPNSRYCTPIAQCPTVAPEWNDPAGVPISAIFFGGRRGTTVPLVTEASSWQHGVFLASTLSSETTAAATGNVGVVRRDPMAMLPFLGYHVGDYFAHWLDIGTKTDPSLLPRIFYVNWFRRGDDGRFLWPGFGENARILEWALRRIDGAAGAEATPIGNVPAVDDLDLNGLTVDKAEVAAALNVDPDEWITETRLIDEWFATIGGNTLPDALRDELAALKLRLSGRDLLGDPVPVRDEHFSRVRRDER
- a CDS encoding steroid 3-ketoacyl-CoA thiolase, with protein sequence MGTPVIVEAVRTPIGKRGGWLSGLHATEILGAAQKGIVDRAGIDPVLVEQVIGGCVTQAGAQSNNVTRTAWLAAGLPWQTGATTIDCQCGSAQQANHLIAGLIATGAIDIGVACGVEAMSQVPLGANVGTEAGPRRPASWDIDMPNQFDAAERIAKRRGLTRDDIEALGVRSQALAKQAWAEGRFDREIVPVTAPVIGEDKQPTSEMNVVSRDQGLRDTTAESLAKLEPVLEGGIHTAGTSSQISDGAAAVMLMDEDRARALGLKPRARIVTQALVGAEPEYHLDGPVQATARVLEKAGMKIGDLDLFEVNEAFASVALSWAQVHGPDMDKVNVNGGALALGHPVGSTGSRLITTALHELERRDGSTALITMCAGGALATGTIIERI
- a CDS encoding SDR family oxidoreductase codes for the protein MATYIVTGGTGFLGRHTIERLLERDPAAEIHVLVRPGSVSKLERMSHSWPGGERVHALVGDLTEPGLGLDAPPPDADHVLHLGAIYDLTAGDEQASTNIDGTRSVIELTARIGATLHHVSSIAVAGDHRGRFTESDFDLGQGFPTPYHRTKFEAERLVRTSTVPWRIYRPAAVVGSSVTGEMDKIDGPYYFFPALAALAKLPSILPVAVPRLGYTNVVPVDFVAAAIVELMLRPGLDGRAFHLVSPESQPIRQIYAALAEAAHAPTPVADLPGSLAAPLLNPPDRIRPTRNLVLRRMGIPPVLLDHLTLPTRFTTEQTREALQDSGIAVPPFPSYAARLWSYWREHLDPDRARRDDPAGPLVNRHVVITGASSGIGRAAAIATAAKGATVLLLARRADELDAVVSQIREAGGSAFGYPCDLTDTEAVDRTVKSILTEHDHVDMLVNNAGRSIRRGLYRSTDRLHDFERTMAVNYFGAVRMVLALLPHMRERRFGHIVDISTAGVQARTPRFAAYVASKSALDAFADVAAAETLSDGITFTTIHMPLVETPMIAPTGQYNAGRAVSAEKAAAMVVRALIERPKRIDVPIGTLAEFGAIFAPRMKDLALSRMYHAFPDSPAARGEAGPAPRPEPLLEAPRDARRPTGPTASAARFARRLTRLVPGVHW
- a CDS encoding ArsR/SmtB family transcription factor, with product MVANSHQPLYRMKADFFKTLGHPARIRVLELLSEREHAVSEMLPEVGIEPANLSQQLSILRRAGLVTARREGLSVSYALTSPRVAELLKTAREILTGVVAGQAELLEEAPQVSVLSGESRG